One Eurosta solidaginis isolate ZX-2024a chromosome 5, ASM4086904v1, whole genome shotgun sequence DNA segment encodes these proteins:
- the Ir87a gene encoding uncharacterized protein Ir87a: protein MLFLSLSPLVILLTSLSSVAFSHNLTHIKISDLNSSEIHCILALLKKYFQSGESLSGSVLAMILTPDTGNIQQDVLRAIYAQNDLPWTVALRQPYQDSHGREFSTILQEKPQCYFMVIENLEDVDMEVFYHDFENNVNCNNIAQFVVYLAMVEENEQYMNEIMMTTMLFFMNKKLYNINVIGRYKGAKYFYVKTVFPYHPDNNCGNRVIEMETLDICYYEMLQEGKTEGQGDGVEDEDICRDESEYRDGDRYRCYDDECNANGNGNEVVDVDGAGREHDNVEGDGKRGLKVDDDARIYEDEKGVDDGKVDGFDEQERVGNEVGDEVIHIDRGLEKKKTNSNTGGDADAESEEGSGNGSGKEGAGINSHRIMAKNKDQDVNSGENEKGNESRVENDISTKEVVKENYEKERKCSGNKDVDEDGERERDTKDGCRTGIKMDELTKVKYSKYKYNKLTKYRTQNKHINHTKKLHEPQPYRSSIDSTKPKIQLKELRRGLLVDKVPKDLSDCPIKAGYRSWEPYIFKEPAVEDLIPGTARAEDQTGITLSTTASSEESKNDIYEYTYSNKDDDESYANKDADYSAYNDVDSEAQPTAKPMSKYHGIEYQLIQTIGERLNIKINLQVESDNIFLLFHQLMAGDVEMIIGGIDEDPSISPYISTTIPYNQDDLTWCVAKAKRNYQLFNMFNNFHINTWILTLALMLIVTLHVSVTQKLLRLRLRQFRGIFVTFSRVYGILLSQSAYIRHLPMSLRLTFIFTFIFSLMFVNLYQSFLVSTLTTPVASYQVSHLEEIYRNRMTVTGSVDNVRHIDKDGEIFEYIRQNFKMCYNIEECLNRAATDESVAVAVSRQHSFYNPRIRRDHLYCFDRNENLYIYLVTILVPKKFHLLHKINAVIENVIESGHMEKWARELDMKRKIRDSIRQAQMVSVKGLTINQVVGTFVLHAMILAVALIIFLLECWAHWMVVKRRTRLRLVKMLHRRFNEM, encoded by the exons ATGTTATTTCTATCGCTATCTCCATTAGTAATATTGCTGACGAGCTTGTCGTCTGTTGCCTTCAGCCATAACTTGACACACATAAAAATATCCGATTTGAACTCTTCAGAGATCCACTGCATATTGGCATTACTGAAAAAATATTTCCAATCTGGTGAGTCGCTATCCGGTTCAGTGTTGGCAATGATCTTAACTCCGGACACGGGAAATATACAACAAGATGTCTTGAGAGCTATCTATGCGCAAAACGACTTGCCTTGGACTGTCGCTTTACGACAACCATATCAGGATTCTCATGGTAGGGAGTTTTCAACAATTTTACAAGAGAAACCTCAATGTTACTTTATGGTCATTGAAAATTTGGAAGACGTCGATATGGAAGTGTTTTACCACGATTTTGAGAATAATGTTAATTGTAATAATATTGCACAATTTGTCGTATACTTGGCAATGGTGGAGGAAAACGAACAGTATATGAACGAAATAATGATGACAACAATGCTATTCTTCATGAACAAGAAACTTTACAATATAAATGTAATTGGACGATACAAGGGGGCTAAATATTTTTATGTGAAGACAGTATTTCCTTATCATCCGGACAATAATTGTGGGAATCGTGTGATAGAAATGGAGACCTTAGATATTTGTTATTATGAAATGTTACAGGAGGGAAAAACAGAAGGGCAAGGAGATGGAGTAGAGGATGAAgatatatgtagagatgaaagtGAATATAGAGATGGGGATAGATATAGGTGTTATGATGACGAATGCAATGCGAATGGGAATGGAAATGAAGTTGTGGACGTAGATGGAGCCGGGAGAGAACATGACAACGTAGAGGGCGACGGAAAGCGAGGGCTGAAAGTAGATGATGATGCGCGTATATATGAGGACGAAAAAGGCGTTGACGACGGGAAAGTAGACGGATTCGATGAGCAAGAAAGAGTTGGGAATGAAGTTGGAGATGAGGTTATTCATATCGATAGAGGAttagaaaagaagaaaacaaattcGAATACAGGTGGGGATGCAGACGCAGAATCAGAAGAAGGAAGTGGGAATGGAAGTGGAAAAGAAGGTGCAGGTATAAACAGTCACCGAATAATGGCAAAGAATAAAGACCAGGACGTGAATAGCGGAGAAAACGAAAAAGGCAACGAATCTAGAGTAGAGAACGACATAAGTACGAAGGAAGTTGTGAAAGAAAATTATGAGAAAGAGAGAAAATGTAGTGGAAATAAAGATGTAGATGAGGATGGAGAGCGAGAGCGAGACACAAAGGACGGTTGTAGGACTGGAATTAAAATGGACGAGCTAACTAAAGTGAAGTACagcaaatacaaatacaataaacTCACTAAATACAGGACCCAAAACAAACACATAAATCACACAAAAAAACTTCACGAACCGCAGCCATACAGAAGCTCAATTGACAGCACCAAACCAAAAATTCAACTAAAAGAACTACGCCGTGGTCTGTTAGTCGATAAGGTACCAAAAGATCTTAGCGATTGTCCAATCAAAGCCGGTTATCGTTCATGGGAACCATATATTTTTAAAGAACCTGCAGTAGAAGACTTAATTCCTGGAACTGCAAGAGCTGAAGATCAAACAGGCATAACATTAAGCACGACGGCAAGTTCAGAGGAGAGCAAGAATGATATTTATGAATATACCTACTCGAACAAGGATGATGACGAATCCTATGCGAATAAAGATGCCGACTACAGTGCATACAACGATGTAGACTCAGAAGCTCAACCGACTGCAAAACCGATGTCAAAATATCATGGCATTGAATATCAATTGATACAAACCATTGGAGAGCGTCTAAATATCAAGATCAATTTGCAAGTAGAGAGTGATAATATCTTTTTACTCTTTCATCAACTCATGGCCGG CGATGTTGAAATGATAATTGGCGGTATTGATGAGGATCCATCCATAAGTCCGTACATCTCCACTACTATTCCATATAATCAGGACGATCTAACTTGGTGTGTAGCGAAAGCCAAACGCAATTATCAACTCTTCAATATGTTTAATAACTTTCACATCAATACTTGGATCCTCACATTGGCGCTCATGCTCATTGTTACATTGCATGTTTCTGTCACACAGAAATTACTGAGACTGCGACTCCGTCAGTTTCGCGGCATCTTCGTGACTTTCTCACGCGTCTATGGCATTCTCCTAAGCCAATCGGCATACATTCGCCATCTACCGATGTCGCTGCGTCTGACTTTTATTTTCACATTCATTTTTTCCTTaatgtttgtaaatttgtatcaAAGTTTTCTGGTCAGCACCCTGACCACGCCCGTAGCGTCTTATCAAGTAAGCCATTTAGAGGAGATATATCGCAATCGAATGACTGTGACCGGTAGTGTAGACAATGTACGACACATAGATAAGGATGGTGAG attttcgaATACATTcgtcaaaatttcaaaatgtgttaCAACATCGAAGAATGTCTAAATCGTGCTGCTACCGATGAAAGTGTCGCAGTTGCCGTCTCACGTCAACATTCCTTCTACAATCCACGCATACGACGTGATCATCTTTATTGTTTCGATCGTAATGAGAATCTCTATATATATTTGGTTACAATTTTGGTGcccaaaaaatttcatttgttacATAAAATCAATGCCGTTATAGAGAATGTCATAGAGTCGGGTCATATGGAGAAATGGGCACGTGAATTGGATATGAAACGTAAAATACGTGATAGTATACGTCAAGCACAAATGGTATCGGTCAAAGGATTAACAATCAATCAAGTTGTAGGCACTTTCGTTCTTCATGCGATGATATTGGCAGTGGCTTTGATAATATTTTTGTTAGAATGCTGGGCCCATTGGATGGTAGTAAAGCGACGTACACGCCTAAGATTGGTTAAAATGTTACATCGAAGATTTAATGAAATGTAA